The following coding sequences lie in one Nakaseomyces glabratus chromosome I, complete sequence genomic window:
- the BUD14 gene encoding protein phosphatase regulator BUD14 (CAGL0I04466g~Ortholog(s) have protein phosphatase regulator activity) → MEYAKPRSFAASSGKQLPLLHDPELVDDYKDILKLKPYAREEDSGSNMGSVVVTPTERTAEMPAAAESPAVEAPAVDAPAVEVEEVEELEEVKDTDIAQEGLDSIRASMISGTSSRYSVGSEMPARHLRQSSEEPLDGLTDPASYSDDDDIHGHGHDYEGAHGGTYDDENDNTYNYSDSDFEDNLEQRMKEIDHEDETDADGAGSPTAPATSRFSHNSDDDEDAENKIDGLHFESSDDSSSDDNLLYAEEDFEEEEDYTPLPPPKELDPDKLYALYPFQGPDSSHCQLEQDEPCILLNDQDAYWWLVKRCSDKKIGFAPAEILETFPERLARLNCWKNENMSTHSFINSDGTIERRYDVIDDETDENLENRDSGLKNYGKGNKSVSFNNVVEYAERILDDVFSESDEESNSVKHHDEFSEGKLGHNALYTNDNIIDDDDVSEVVSDVSFGQNNMAPLNIKKVRKHTEDQTLEKTTDSGDAHLENSSISNAMMRKDGLGKGDSDKDFEEHVSTKSDNVPKLSEMDRDGTGEDFKNSKFQLPHTEISNNNKKHKELDNKLDAKSPSIRVDDVSEAIESIGEEDHIDDDSEEDEVMKVFEAPMAPFAGNSSSQMPNSNSDYSISTIGEYSPSSAENVIDSPNPQSLEDQTLIPSSKAVRDITHLMKKEDDEDDEHIHIDHTEEDNRELLSVSSSDAENEFATDVTTHCLGSSASVSSAFSKNLPSRSGSSITSESGKHHPMVEKLYGSMFERMDSLFQKLDEVVQ, encoded by the coding sequence ATGGAGTACGCGAAGCCGAGGTCCTTTGCTGCGAGCAGCGGGAAGCAACTGCCCCTGTTGCATGATCCGGAGCTGGTGGATGATTACAAGGACATACTGAAGCTGAAGCCCTATGCGCGGGAAGAAGACAGCGGGAGTAACATGGGCAGTGTTGTGGTGACGCCTACGGAGAGGACAGCTGAAATGCCGGCTGCTGCGGAATCACCCGCTGTGGAAGCACCCGCTGTGGACGCACCCGCTGTGGAGGTGGAGGAGGTAGAAGAGCTAGAAGAGGTTAAGGATACGGATATTGCACAGGAAGGTTTGGACAGTATACGGGCGTCGATGATCAGTGGCACGTCCAGCCGATATTCTGTTGGTAGCGAGATGCCGGCACGACACCTGCGGCAGTCAAGCGAGGAGCCCCTAGACGGGCTCACTGATCCCGCTTCCTATAGCGACGACGACGATATTCACGGACATGGGCATGACTACGAGGGTGCACACGGAGGCACATACGATGATGAAAACGATAACACATACAACTACTCAGACTCTGATTTTGAAGACAACTTAGAACAACGgatgaaagaaatagatCATGAAGATGAGACTGATGCTGATGGTGCAGGTTCGCCAACAGCTCCTGCAACTAGCCGGTTCAGTCACAACAGCGACGATGACGAGGATGCTGAGAACAAGATAGATGGCTTGCATTTTGAATCTTCAGATGACTCTTCCTCAGACGATAACTTGCTATATGCAGAggaagattttgaagaggaagaagactACACGCCATTGCCACCACCTAAGGAGCTAGACCCTGATAAACTATACGCCCTGTATCCTTTCCAAGGTCCTGATTCTTCGCATTGCCAATTAGAACAAGACGAACCTTGTATACTGTTGAATGACCAGGATGCATATTGGTGGCTAGTTAAGAGATGTTCAGACAAGAAGATTGGCTTTGCACCCGCAGAAATACTGGAAACTTTCCCGGAGAGACTAGCAAGGTTAAACTGCTGGAAGAATGAAAATATGTCCACCCATTCGTTTATTAACAGTGATGGAACAATTGAACGGAGATATGatgttattgatgatgagaCAGATGAAAATTTAGAGAATAGAGACTCCGGCTTGAAGAATTACGGCAAAGGTAATAAGTCAGTGAGTTTCAATAATGTTGTCGAATACGCAGAGAGAATTTTGGATGACGTATTCTCTGaatctgatgaagaatctAATAGTGTAAAACATCATGATGAATTTTCTGAGGGGAAACTTGGTCACAACGCATTATACACTAACGATAATATaatagatgatgatgatgttaGTGAAGTTGTCAGTGATGTATCCTTTGGTCAGAACAATATGGCACCACTAAACATTAAAAAAGTTCGCAAGCATACCGAAGATCAAACATTAGAAAAAACGACTGATTCAGGTGATGCACACTTAGAAAATAGCAGCATATCTAATGCTATGATGCGCAAGGATGGGTTAGGTAAAGGTGATTCAGATAAGGATTTTGAAGAACATGTTTCAACTAAGAGCGACAATGTACCAAAACTGTCGGAAATGGACAGAGATGGAACTGGGGAAGATTTTAAAAATTCTAAATTTCAACTTCCTCATACTGAGATTTCtaataacaacaaaaagCATAAAGAGCTGGATAACAAATTAGATGCTAAATCACCATCAATTCGTGTAGATGATGTCTCAGAAGCCATTGAATCAATAGGGGAAGAAGACcatattgatgatgattccgaagaagatgaggtTATGAAAGTATTTGAAGCTCCAATGGCCCCATTTGCTGGCAATAGCTCTTCACAAATGCCCAACTCTAATTCTGACTATTCAATTTCAACTATAGGTGAATATTCACCTTCATCTGCTGAAAACGTGATTGACTCACCAAACCCACAATCCTTAGAAGATCAGACGCTAATTCCTTCATCTAAAGCCGTTAGAGATATAACTCATTTGATGAAAAAGgaagatgacgaagatgatgagCACATTCATATAGACCATACTGAAGAAGACAACCGGGAACTGCTCTCAGTATCTTCGAGTGACGCAGAAAATGAATTTGCTACTGATGTAACTACTCATTGTCTCGGATCTTCAGCTAGTGTAAGCTCGGCATTCTCTAAGAACCTTCCCAGTAGAAGTGGAAGCAGTATCACCTCAGAAAGCGGTAAACACCATCCTATGGTTGAAAAACTGTATGGTTCAATGTTTGAAAGAATGGATAGTTTATTCCAAAAATTAGATGAAGTCGTGCAGTAA
- the KIN3 gene encoding serine/threonine protein kinase KIN3 (CAGL0I04422g~Putative protein kinase; gene is upregulated in azole-resistant strain), with amino-acid sequence MYKNQPQHYARSDYQVVKEIGRGSFGSVHKVIHVPTQQVLVRKDIKYGHMNSKERQQLIAECTILSQLKHENIVEFYSWDFNEQQEVLYLYMEYCSRGDLSGMIKHYKQEHKYIPEKVVWGILAQMLTALYKCHYGEELPSLTTIYDRMKPPSKGRNIVIHRDLKPGNIFLSYDDNSSDSTDKADIAQSNWYRKPNNRGGDESKLTTDYSQVVVKVGDFGLAKSLATSVDFATTYVGTPYYMSPEVLMDQPYSPLSDIWSLGCVIYEMCSLHPPFLAKNYLELQTKIKTGKFDNIPEYYSKGLNAIIHSMIDVNMKTRPSTFELLQDIQVRTARKSLQLERFEKNLLAYENELVNIEKILEKQAMEYDKEVSQLREQFTKAVEERAREIINGKKGPSIPDSINNYAATRIAKPAYHWQTRYR; translated from the coding sequence ATGTACAAAAATCAGCCGCAACACTATGCCAGGTCAGATTACCAAGTGGTGAAAGAGATAGGGCGTGGGTCCTTTGGATCAGTTCACAAAGTCATCCATGTACCGACCCAGCAAGTCTTGGTTAGGAAGGACATAAAATATGGACACATGAATAGTAAGGAAAGACAGCAGCTAATCGCTGAGTGCACTATCCTGTCGCAACTGAAGCACGAGAATATTGTAGAGTTTTATAGTTGGGATTTCAATGAACAACAAGAGGTGCTATATTTATACATGGAATATTGTTCGAGGGGTGATCTATCAGGTATGATTAAACATTACAAGCAAGAACACAAGTACATTCCTGAAAAAGTAGTGTGGGGTATTCTAGCACAGATGCTGACCGCGCTATATAAATGCCATTACGGTGAGGAATTGCCTTCATTAACTACAATCTATGATAGAATGAAGCCGCCATCCAAAGGAAGAAATATTGTTATACATAGAGACTTAAAGCCCGGTAATATCTTCCTAAGCTACGACGACAACTCCAGTGACTCTACAGATAAAGCTGATATAGCACAGAGTAATTGGTATCGCAAACCTAACAATAGAGGTGGAGATGAATCCAAACTTACTACCGATTATAGTCAAGTAGTGGTAAAGGTGGGGGACTTTGGACTGGCCAAATCTCTTGCTACCAGTGTCGATTTTGCTACAACTTATGTGGGAACACCTTATTACATGTCTCCAGAAGTGTTAATGGATCAACCTTACTCTCCATTGAGTGACATATGGTCTCTTGGATGTGTAATTTATGAAATGTGCTCTTTACATCCACCATTTCTGGCTAAAAACTATCTTGAGCTACAAACTAAAATAAAGACAGgaaaatttgataatatcCCAGAGTACTACTCTAAAGGTTTAAATGCAATAATACATTCCATGATTGATGTCAACATGAAAACACGGCCTTCAACATTTGAACTTCTACAGGATATCCAAGTAAGAACTGCAAGAAAGTCGCTACAACTGGAGCGCTTTGAGAAAAACCTATTAGCATATGAGAATGAGCTTGTTAACATTGAAAAGATACTTGAGAAGCAGGCCATGGAATACGACAAAGAAGTATCACAGTTAAGAGAGCAATTTACGAAGGCTGTTGAAGAAAGGGCAAGAGAGATTATAAATGGTAAGAAAGGTCCAAGTATACCAGACTCTATAAATAATTATGCTGCTACAAGGATAGCTAAACCTGCATATCATTGGCAAACACGGTACAGGTAA
- the RPB4 gene encoding DNA-directed RNA polymerase II subunit RPB4 (CAGL0I04400g~Ortholog(s) have RNA-directed 5'-3' RNA polymerase activity, single-stranded DNA binding, single-stranded RNA binding, translation initiation factor binding activity) — MNISASTIQPHRRLKKVEEDENAATLQLGREFQLTQINHHGEEEDLIALNLSEARLIIKEALIGRRQSYRKNLKMNKKKKTQRNNDDDSTAVEDDDKDEDDDDDEALMHTETREKELESIDALLEQTTGGNNKDLKNSMEYLTNFSRFRDQETVAAVLQLLKSTGLHPFEVAQLGTLACDTADEAKTLIPSLTNKISDDDLERILKELSNLETLY, encoded by the coding sequence ATGAATATTTCCGCGTCCACAATACAGCCTCACAGGCGGTTGaagaaagttgaagaagatgaaaatgctGCGACGTTACAACTGGGTAGAGAATTCCAATTGACTCAGATCAATCACCATGGAGAGGAAGAAGATCTTATTGCTTTGAATTTGAGTGAAGCTAGACTAATTATTAAAGAAGCGCTGATAGGGCGTAGACAATCGTATAGAAAGAACTTAAAgatgaacaagaagaagaagactcAAAGGAATAACGATGACGACAGTACAGCagttgaagatgatgacaaagatgaagatgatgatgatgatgaagctTTGATGCATACTGAGACAAGAGAAAAGGAGTTGGAGTCAATAGATGCATTGCTTGAGCAAACCACTGGTGGTAATAACAAGGATCTAAAAAACTCTATGGAGTACTTGACTAACTTTTCCAGATTTAGAGATCAGGAGACGGTTGCAGCTGTGTTGCAATTGCTGAAAAGTACAGGGTTACATCCATTTGAAGTAGCTCAATTAGGAACGTTGGCATGTGATACCGCTGACGAAGCTAAAACATTAATTCCAAGTTTAACCAATAAGATATCAGATGATGATTTGGAAAGAATACTAAAAGAGCTTTCAAATCTGGAAACTTTGTATTAG
- a CDS encoding glycosyltransferase family 15 protein (CAGL0I04378g~Ortholog(s) have mannosyltransferase activity, role in cell wall mannoprotein biosynthetic process, protein N-linked glycosylation and Golgi apparatus, endoplasmic reticulum localization), translating to MHAHQVNIKAVILLTTLTVLVWLPSFREWNRILSLRSKDQHYLDKSALIRSKYLQKTRDTIYKPLKMSSHTAADNNNLITTSMDINNFEKQNATFVMLARNSDVNDAVEAIKSLESRFNHKYHYDWAFFNDVPFDEDFIRRTTEVASGKTQYGLIPKDNWDIPSWINKTTMNNNMNIFNEENMLYGSSISYRNMCRYNSGFFFRQKLLDGYDYYMRVDPDVHFLCDLPYDPFEMMVVNHKKYGFVITMHEIGSTIPTLWDTVKKFISQHSDLINKNNLLGFLTDKNDLGKNKFKAHFQDDYNLCHFWTNLEVGDLNFFRSDKYLKFFDFLDANGGFYYERWGDAPIHSIAAALFLDKDEIIHFEEIGYHHMPYYHCPMPNAFWDSHKCACSRSGQFNVINNEINCLPRYWKHNGKTFVKEPGHF from the coding sequence ATGCATGCGCATCAAGTCAATATTAAGGCCGTCATACTGCTCACTACATTAACCGTGCTGGTGTGGTTACCATCCTTTCGAGAATGGAATCGTATCTTAAGTTTAAGAAGCAAAGATCAGCACTATTTAGACAAGTCAGCACTGATACGATCTAAATATCTACAGAAAACCAGAGATACTATTTATAAACCTCTCAAAATGTCTTCACATACTGCTgctgataataataatctCATAACTACATCTATGGATATTAATAACTTTGAGAAACAAAATGCAACATTTGTGATGCTGGCTCGGAATAGCGATGTGAATGATGCAGTTGAGGCTATCAAATCTCTAGAGTCACGCTTCAATCACAAATACCATTACGATTGGGCTTTTTTCAATGATGTACCCTTTGATGAAGATTTCATCAGGCGTACAACAGAAGTTGCCAGCGGCAAGACTCAATATGGACTGATACCGAAAGATAACTGGGATATACCGTCATGGATCAATAAAACAACGATGAACAATAATATGAATATCtttaatgaagaaaatatgcTGTATGGCTCATCTATATCATACAGAAATATGTGTCGGTACAATTCTGGATTTTTCTTTAGGCAGAAATTACTTGATGGCTATGATTATTATATGAGAGTGGACCCTGATGTACATTTTCTTTGCGATCTTCCTTACGACCCTTTTGAAATGATGGTGGTTAACCATAAGAAATACGGATTTGTAATAACCATGCATGAAATAGGCAGCACAATCCCTACACTTTGGGATACTgttaaaaaatttataagtCAACACAGTGACCtaatcaacaaaaataatctaCTTGGCTTTTTAACAGATAAGAATGATCTTGGAAAGAACAAATTTAAAGCACACTTCCAAGACGATTACAATCTTTGCCATTTCTGGACTAATTTAGAAGTTGGTGATCTGAATTTTTTCAGGAGTgacaaatatttgaagttttttGATTTCCTAGACGCCAACGGTGGGTTCTACTATGAAAGATGGGGTGACGCACCTATTCATTCCATTGCAGCAGCTTTGTTCTTAGATAAGGATGAAATTATTCATTTTGAAGAGATTGGGTATCACCATATGCCATATTACCATTGCCCTATGCCGAATGCATTTTGGGATTCTCACAAATGCGCCTGTTCTAGATCTGGTCAATTCAACGTtataaataatgaaataaacTGCTTGCCTAGATATTGGAAACATAATGGTAAAACGTTTGTCAAAGAACCAGGGCATTTTTGA
- the ADE1 gene encoding phosphoribosylaminoimidazolesuccinocarboxamide synthase (CAGL0I04444g~Ortholog(s) have phosphoribosylaminoimidazolesuccinocarboxamide synthase activity, role in 'de novo' IMP biosynthetic process, adenine biosynthetic process, fumarate metabolic process and cytosol, nucleus localization): MVTVSETQLDGLLPLVARGKVRDIYEVDEHTLLFVATDRISAYDVIMENTIPDKGVLLTKLSEFWFEFLKDEVRNHLIAIPQGKTVFDLLPAALSQDKYRSQLEGRALLVRKHKLIPLEVIVRGFITGSAWKEYKAKGTVHTLPQPAGLQESQEFPQPIFTPSTKAEQGEHDENISPDQAAELVGEDLKNRIEQLAIRLYSKCKEYAKTKGIIIADTKFEFGYDDKTDEIILVDEVLTPDSSRFWNGENYAIGKSQDSYDKQFLRDWLTSNDLNGKPGVKMPEDIVTRTRAKYVEAFEALTGEKWQ; encoded by the coding sequence ATGGTTACGGTAAGTGAGACACAATTGGATGGGTTGCTGCCCTTGGTGGCTAGAGGTAAAGTCCGTGACATATACGAAGTAGACGAGCACACGCTGCTTTTTGTTGCCACGGATAGGATATCTGCCTATGATGTTATCATGGAGAACACTATCCCTGATAAAGGTGTGTTGTTGACCAAGCTGTCCGAGTTCTGGTTCGAATTTCTGAAGGACGAGGTCAGGAACCACTTGATTGCGATCCCTCAGGGTAAGACCGTTTTCGACTTGTTGCCAGCGGCGCTGTCCCAGGATAAGTACAGATCGCAACTGGAGGGCAGAGCGCTGCTTGTGAGAAAGCACAAGCTGATCCCCTTGGAAGTTATTGTGAGAGGGTTTATCACTGGCTCCGCTTGGAAGGAATACAAGGCCAAGGGTACAGTGCACACACTTCCACAGCCTGCGGGGCTTCAGGAGTCTCAGGAGTTTCCACAGCCTATCTTCACCCCATCGACCAAGGCTGAACAAGGTGAACACGACGAGAATATCTCTCCAGATCAAGCCGCAGAACTGGTTGGGGAAGATCTGAAGAACAGAATCGAGCAGCTGGCAATCAGACTGTACTCCAAATGCAAAGAGTACGCCAAGACCAAAGGTATCATAATCGCCGATACAAAGTTCGAATTCGGCTACGATGACAAGACAGACGAGATTATCCTAGTCGATGAAGTGTTGACCCCAGACAGCTCCCGTTTCTGGAATGGTGAAAACTACGCTATTGGAAAATCACAAGACTCATATGATAAACAATTCCTAAGGGACTGGCTGACTTCTAATGACTTGAATGGTAAGCCAGGCGTAAAGATGCCAGAAGATATTGTAACTAGAACAAGAGCAAAATACGTTGAGGCCTTTGAGGCCCTTACAGGCGAGAAATGGCAATGA
- the TIF2 gene encoding translation initiation factor eIF4A (CAGL0I04356g~Translation initiation factor eIF4A) — protein MSTDQMTQLDESQIETNYDKVVYEFDDMNLNEKLLRGVFGYGFNKPSAIQQRAIMPIIEGNDVLAQAQSGTGKTGTFSIAALQRIDPAIKAPQALMLAPTRELALQIQKVVMALGFHMDIKVHACIGGTSFVEDAEGLRDAQIVVGTPGRVFDNIQRRKFKVDNIKMFILDEADEMLSTGFKEQIYQIFTMLPPTTQVVLLSATMPRDVLEVTAKFMQNPVRILVKKDELTLEGIKQFYVNVEEEQFKYDCLTDLYDSISVTQAVIFCNTRRKVEELTQRLTADNFTVSSIYSDLPQQERDTIMKEFRSGSSRILISTDLLARGIDVQQVSLVINYDLPTNKENYIHRIGRGGRFGRKGVAINFIVNEDVQALRELEQFYSTQIEELPSDIGTLFT, from the coding sequence ATGTCTACTGATCAAATGACCCAACTGGATGAATCCCAGATCGAAACCAACTACGACAAGGTTGTCTACGAGTTCGATGACATGAACTTGAATGAGAAGCTTTTGAGAGGTGTTTTCGGTTACGGTTTCAACAAGCCATCTGCCATTCAACAACGTGCTATCATGCCAATTATTGAAGGTAACGATGTCTTGGCTCAAGCTCAATCCGGTACTGGTAAGACTGGTACTTTCTCCATTGCTGCTTTGCAAAGAATTGACCCAGCTATCAAGGCTCCACAAGCTTTGATGTTGGCCCCAACCAGAGAATTGGCTTTGCAAATCCAAAAGGTCGTCATGGCTTTGGGTTTCCACATGGACATCAAGGTTCACGCCTGTATCGGTGGTACTTCCTTTGTTGAAGACGCTGAAGGTTTGAGAGATGCCCAAATTGTTGTCGGTACCCCAGGTCGTGTCTTCGACAACATCCAAAGACGTAAGTTCAAGGTCGACAACATCAAGATGTTCATCTTGGATGAAGCCGATGAAATGTTGTCCACTGGTTTCAAGGAACAAATCTACCAAATTTTCACCATGTTGCCACCAACCACCCAAGTCGTTCTATTGTCCGCTACCATGCCAAGAGACGTTCTAGAAGTCACTGCCAAGTTCATGCAAAACCCAGTTAGAATCTTGGTTAAGAAGGATGAATTGACTTTGGAAGGTATCAAGCAATTCTACGTCAACGtcgaagaagaacaattcAAGTACGATTGTTTGACCGATTTGTACGACTCCATCTCCGTTACTCAAGCTGTTATCTTCTGTAACACCAGACGTAAGGTCGAAGAATTGACTCAAAGATTGACCGCTGACAACTTCACCGTCTCCTCCATCTACTCCGACTTGCCACAACAAGAAAGAGACACCATTATGAAGGAATTCAGATCTGGTTCTTCCagaattttgatttccaCCGATTTGTTGGCCAGAGGTATCGATGTCCAACAAGTTTCCTTGGTTATCAACTACGATTTGCCAACTAACAAGGAAAACTACATTCACAGAATTGGTAGAGGTGGTCGTTTCGGTAGAAAGGGTGTTGCCATCAACTTCATTGTCAACGAGGACGTTCAAGCTTTGAGAGAATTGGAACAATTCTACTCCACTCAAATCGAAGAATTGCCAAGTGACATCGGTACTTTGTTCACTTAA